In a genomic window of Staphylococcus taiwanensis:
- a CDS encoding phosphatase PAP2 family protein: protein MNRTKRITLLIIFTLIFGIIAFFHESRLGKWIDTEVYEFIYSSESFITTSILLGATKIGEVWAMVCLSLMLVAYLMLKRFKIETLFFVIVMALSSILNPLLKNIFDRERPTLLRLIDISGFSFPSGHAMGSTSFFGSAMFIASRRTIGINKGIIIGLCALFILLISISRVYLGVHYPTDVIAGIIGGVFCIVLSTLILKNQLYT, encoded by the coding sequence ATGAATCGCACAAAGCGAATTACCTTGCTCATCATTTTCACATTAATATTCGGTATTATTGCATTTTTCCATGAGTCTCGATTAGGAAAGTGGATTGATACCGAAGTTTATGAGTTCATTTATTCGTCAGAAAGTTTCATCACGACTTCTATTTTACTAGGTGCAACTAAGATTGGTGAAGTATGGGCAATGGTATGTTTATCATTAATGCTTGTTGCATACCTAATGCTTAAGCGTTTCAAGATTGAAACATTATTTTTCGTTATAGTTATGGCATTGTCTAGTATTTTAAATCCTTTATTAAAAAATATCTTTGACCGTGAACGTCCAACTTTATTGCGTCTAATTGATATTTCAGGATTTAGCTTTCCAAGTGGTCATGCAATGGGATCTACTTCTTTCTTTGGTAGTGCAATGTTTATCGCAAGTAGACGTACGATTGGCATAAACAAAGGTATAATTATTGGGTTATGTGCTTTATTTATACTACTTATTTCTATCTCAAGAGTGTATTTAGGCGTACATTATCCAACTGATGTTATTGCAGGAATAATTGGTGGCGTATTCTGTATTGTTCTATCAACATTAATACTTAAAAACCAATTGTACACTTAA
- a CDS encoding response regulator transcription factor, producing the protein MTNILIVEDEQNLARFLELELTHDNYKVDIEYDGQDGLDKALSNSYDLIILDLMLPNINGLEICRQVRQKQSTPIIIITAKSDTYDKVTGLDYGADDYIVKPFEIEELFARIRAVLRRQPQKDIIDINGIQIDIDAFKVTVNGDQLDFTKTEYDLLYLLATNRNHVLQREQILDHVWGYNSEVETNVVDVYIRYLRNKLKPFGKDKIIETVRGVGYVIR; encoded by the coding sequence ATGACAAATATACTAATCGTAGAAGATGAACAAAATTTAGCTCGTTTCCTTGAGCTAGAACTAACACATGATAATTATAAAGTTGATATTGAATATGACGGACAAGATGGTTTGGACAAAGCTTTAAGTAATAGTTACGATTTAATCATATTAGATTTAATGTTACCTAACATTAATGGACTTGAGATTTGTCGACAAGTACGTCAAAAGCAATCAACGCCAATTATCATAATTACAGCTAAAAGTGATACATATGATAAAGTAACTGGATTAGATTATGGTGCTGATGATTATATTGTTAAACCTTTTGAAATAGAAGAATTATTTGCACGTATCAGAGCGGTTCTTAGACGACAACCTCAAAAAGACATTATTGATATAAATGGCATTCAAATTGATATTGACGCGTTTAAAGTAACTGTAAATGGTGATCAATTAGACTTTACAAAAACTGAATATGATTTGCTTTATCTTTTAGCTACAAACCGCAATCATGTTCTACAAAGAGAGCAAATCCTTGATCATGTATGGGGTTATAATAGTGAAGTTGAAACAAATGTAGTTGATGTCTATATTCGTTATTTACGAAATAAATTAAAACCTTTCGGAAAAGATAAGATTATTGAAACTGTTCGTGGCGTTGGGTATGTGATTAGATGA
- a CDS encoding HAMP domain-containing sensor histidine kinase yields MIKRRTLKYKWMMITTLIMFSTIILFCLVIIFFLKDTLRNGEIDEAEHSISDIANLLETRPIHNISTLDLSASLENFEEALIYDKHGKELMQTSNENVITFKPKLNIDNPKHVQIVRNSGIQYLVIIEPIHSNHFEGFIILVHSLEGYNNVVRSLYFVAIAFGLLATIITGGISYLFSTQLTKPLITMSNKMNQIRRDGFQKKLELNTNYEETDNLIDTFNDMMYQIEESFNQQRQFVEDASHELRTPLQIIQGHLNLIQRWGKKDPDVLEESLNISLEEMNRITKLVEELLLLTKDKVNLQALEFEDVNINEEIQSRINSLKQLHPEYQFDVNLSKKPLTLKINRHQFEQLLLIFIDNAMKYDKENKHITISTELRNKQTSIEITDHGLGIPKDDQEFIFDRFYRVDKSRARNQGGNGLGLSIAEKIVQQYGGYITVDSEINKYTTFKIIFK; encoded by the coding sequence ATGATTAAAAGACGGACCTTAAAATATAAATGGATGATGATAACCACTTTAATTATGTTCAGTACAATTATTTTATTTTGTTTAGTAATTATCTTCTTTTTAAAGGACACGTTACGTAACGGTGAAATTGATGAAGCTGAACATAGTATAAGTGATATAGCAAATTTACTTGAAACTAGACCTATTCATAATATTTCTACTTTAGATTTAAGTGCTTCATTGGAAAATTTTGAAGAAGCGTTAATATATGATAAGCATGGGAAAGAATTAATGCAAACATCTAATGAAAATGTCATTACATTCAAACCCAAACTAAATATTGACAATCCGAAACACGTACAGATTGTTAGAAATAGTGGTATTCAATACTTAGTTATAATTGAACCTATTCACAGTAATCATTTTGAAGGATTTATTATATTGGTTCACTCATTAGAGGGATACAATAATGTAGTACGTTCACTATACTTTGTCGCAATAGCATTTGGTTTATTAGCAACCATTATTACAGGAGGTATTAGTTATCTTTTCTCTACGCAATTAACTAAGCCACTTATAACTATGTCTAATAAAATGAACCAAATTCGTCGAGATGGTTTCCAGAAGAAATTAGAACTAAATACCAACTATGAAGAAACTGATAATCTAATTGATACGTTTAACGATATGATGTATCAAATAGAAGAGTCTTTTAATCAACAACGACAATTTGTAGAAGATGCCTCTCATGAATTACGTACACCGTTACAAATCATACAAGGTCATCTTAATTTGATACAAAGATGGGGAAAGAAAGACCCAGACGTATTAGAAGAATCGCTCAATATTTCTTTAGAAGAAATGAATCGAATTACTAAACTTGTGGAAGAACTTTTACTTTTAACTAAAGATAAAGTAAACCTCCAAGCTCTAGAGTTTGAAGATGTAAATATAAACGAAGAAATACAATCACGTATTAATTCATTAAAACAATTACACCCTGAGTATCAATTTGATGTCAATTTATCAAAAAAACCATTAACATTAAAGATCAATCGTCACCAATTTGAACAACTGTTACTCATTTTTATAGATAATGCTATGAAATATGATAAAGAAAATAAGCATATCACTATAAGTACAGAACTACGTAATAAACAAACTAGCATAGAAATTACTGATCATGGCCTAGGTATCCCCAAAGATGATCAAGAATTTATATTTGATCGTTTTTATAGGGTAGATAAATCTCGCGCTAGAAATCAAGGTGGTAATGGCTTAGGCTTATCTATTGCTGAAAAAATTGTTCAACAATATGGTGGATATATAACCGTAGATAGTGAAATCAATAAATATACAACCTTTAAAATTATATTCAAATAA
- a CDS encoding 2-oxoglutarate dehydrogenase E1 component: MAKDNKDVTEAPVNFGANLGLMLDLYDDYLQDPTSVPDDLQVLFSTIKNGEASVQAKPTTEGSGSSAGDDTIKRIMRLIDNIRQYGHLKADIYPINAPKRTNVPKLEIEDFNLDKETLESISADIVSDHFSDIYDNAYEAIERMEKRYKGPIAFEYNHINNNKERTWLKRRIETPYRANINNDEKKKLFDTLAHVEGFEKYLHKNFVGAKRFSIEGVDTLVPMLQHTLKRAAEVEINNIQIGMAHRGRLNVLTHVLEKPYEMMISEFMHTDPMKFLPEDGSLKLTAGWTGDVKYHLGGVKTTSSYGLEQRISLANNPSHLEIVAPVVIGKTRAAQDDTHHAGGPTQDFHKAMPIIIHGDAAYPGQGINFETMNLSNLDGYSTGGALHIITNNRIGFTTEPVDGRSTTYSSDIAKGYDVPILHVNADDVEATIEAIDIAMEFRKEFHKDFVIDLVGYRRYGHNEMDEPSITNPLPYQNIRKHDSVEIIYGNKLVDEGIISKEEMDEVMDKVQKEMRSAQDKIDKNDKMDNPDMEKPESLQQPLQSDEKDFSFEHLKEINDAMLTYPDDFHVLKKLNKVLEKRREPFEKEDGLVDWAQAEQLAFATILQDGTSVRLTGQDSERGTFSHRHAVLHDEENGDTFTPLHHVPDQKATFEVHNSPLSEAAVVGFEYGYNVENKNSMNIWEAQYGDFSNMAQMIFDNFMSSARAKWGERSALTLFLPHAFEGQGAEHSSARLERFLQLAAENNSTVVNLSSSSNYFHLLRAQAKSLGTEAMRPLIVMSPKSLLRNKTVAQPIDQFTSGRFKPIIVEEANKEKVTKVILASGKMLIDLKESLAKNPDDSILLVAVERLYPFPEEEIQEVLNELPNLETVSWVQEEPKNQGAWLFVYPYLKSLVGNKYNLSYHGRIQRAAPAEGDGEIHKLVQNKIIESSIKNN; this comes from the coding sequence ATGGCAAAGGATAACAAGGATGTTACGGAGGCTCCTGTAAACTTTGGTGCAAATTTAGGTCTTATGTTAGATTTATATGATGATTATCTACAAGACCCGACATCTGTACCAGATGATTTACAAGTTCTTTTCAGCACGATTAAAAACGGTGAAGCTAGTGTTCAAGCTAAGCCTACCACTGAAGGGAGTGGTTCATCAGCAGGTGATGACACAATCAAACGCATTATGCGATTAATCGACAATATTCGTCAATATGGTCACCTTAAAGCTGATATCTATCCTATAAATGCTCCTAAAAGAACGAATGTTCCTAAATTAGAAATTGAAGATTTTAATTTAGATAAAGAAACTTTAGAAAGTATTTCAGCAGACATTGTCTCTGATCACTTCAGTGATATTTACGACAATGCCTACGAAGCAATCGAACGTATGGAGAAACGTTACAAAGGGCCGATTGCGTTTGAATATAATCACATTAATAATAATAAAGAGCGTACATGGCTAAAACGTCGTATCGAAACACCTTATCGAGCTAACATTAATAATGATGAGAAAAAGAAATTATTCGATACATTAGCGCATGTTGAAGGTTTTGAAAAATATTTACACAAAAATTTCGTTGGTGCTAAACGATTCTCTATTGAGGGTGTCGATACATTAGTTCCTATGTTACAACATACATTAAAACGTGCAGCTGAAGTTGAAATTAACAATATCCAAATTGGTATGGCTCATAGAGGACGCTTAAATGTGTTAACTCACGTTCTCGAAAAACCATATGAAATGATGATTTCTGAATTTATGCATACTGATCCAATGAAGTTTTTACCTGAAGATGGCAGTTTAAAATTAACTGCTGGTTGGACGGGAGACGTTAAATATCACTTAGGTGGTGTTAAAACAACATCTTCATATGGTTTAGAACAACGTATTTCATTAGCGAATAACCCAAGTCATTTGGAAATTGTTGCTCCAGTTGTAATCGGTAAAACACGCGCAGCTCAAGATGATACACATCATGCTGGTGGACCGACTCAAGATTTCCATAAAGCTATGCCAATTATTATTCATGGGGACGCTGCGTACCCTGGTCAAGGCATCAATTTTGAAACAATGAACTTAAGCAATCTTGATGGATATTCAACTGGTGGTGCGTTACATATCATCACAAATAATAGAATTGGTTTCACAACTGAGCCAGTAGATGGTCGTTCTACAACGTATTCATCAGATATTGCAAAAGGTTATGATGTACCAATCCTTCACGTAAATGCAGATGATGTTGAAGCAACAATTGAAGCAATTGATATTGCAATGGAATTCAGAAAAGAGTTCCATAAAGATTTTGTAATTGATTTAGTAGGTTATCGTCGTTACGGGCATAATGAAATGGACGAACCATCTATTACAAATCCACTACCTTATCAAAATATACGTAAACATGATTCTGTTGAAATTATCTACGGTAATAAATTAGTAGATGAAGGTATCATTTCTAAGGAAGAAATGGACGAAGTCATGGACAAAGTACAAAAAGAAATGCGTTCAGCACAAGATAAAATCGATAAAAATGACAAAATGGACAACCCAGATATGGAAAAACCTGAGTCATTACAACAACCATTACAAAGCGATGAAAAAGACTTTTCTTTTGAACATCTTAAAGAAATCAATGATGCGATGTTAACTTATCCAGATGATTTCCATGTGTTGAAAAAGCTAAACAAGGTCTTAGAAAAACGCAGAGAGCCATTTGAAAAAGAAGATGGTTTAGTCGATTGGGCTCAAGCTGAACAACTCGCATTTGCTACAATCTTACAAGATGGTACTTCAGTGCGCTTAACTGGTCAAGATAGTGAGAGAGGTACATTCAGTCACCGTCACGCTGTACTACACGATGAAGAAAATGGTGATACATTTACACCATTACATCACGTACCAGATCAAAAGGCGACATTTGAAGTGCATAACAGTCCATTATCAGAGGCAGCAGTAGTTGGTTTCGAATATGGTTATAATGTTGAAAATAAAAATAGTATGAATATTTGGGAAGCACAATATGGAGACTTCTCAAATATGGCTCAAATGATATTTGATAACTTTATGTCATCTGCACGTGCTAAATGGGGAGAACGTAGTGCTTTAACTTTATTCTTACCACATGCTTTTGAAGGTCAAGGTGCTGAACACTCATCTGCACGTCTTGAAAGATTCTTGCAACTTGCAGCTGAAAATAACAGTACAGTTGTGAACTTATCAAGTTCAAGCAACTACTTCCATTTATTAAGAGCGCAAGCTAAAAGCTTAGGTACTGAAGCTATGAGACCATTAATTGTTATGTCTCCTAAGAGTTTATTAAGAAATAAGACGGTTGCACAACCAATTGATCAGTTTACTTCAGGTCGCTTCAAACCAATCATTGTTGAAGAAGCTAATAAAGAGAAAGTGACTAAAGTTATTTTAGCATCAGGTAAAATGCTTATTGACTTGAAAGAAAGTTTAGCGAAAAATCCTGATGATTCTATTCTTTTAGTTGCTGTAGAAAGATTATATCCATTCCCTGAAGAAGAGATTCAAGAAGTATTAAATGAATTACCAAATCTTGAAACAGTTTCATGGGTTCAAGAAGAGCCTAAAAACCAAGGTGCATGGTTATTTGTATATCCATACTTAAAATCTCTTGTAGGTAATAAATATAACTTAAGCTATCATGGTAGAATCCAACGTGCAGCTCCGGCTGAAGGCGATGGAGAAATTCACAAACTTGTTCAAAATAAAATTATTGAAAGTAGCATTAAAAATAACTAG
- the sucB gene encoding dihydrolipoyllysine-residue succinyltransferase, with translation MPEVKVPELAESITEGTIAEWLKNVGDCVEKGEAILELETDKVNVEVVSEEEGVLQEQLASEGDTVEVGQVIATVGEGSGNASSSNQEDASAKSDANNLEEKEDASKSSDDSQEDATKSEDTSNQQRVNATPSARRHARENGVDLSSVSGKGNDVLRKEDVENSQKPSQSQSSKQSNESNKQESKKSSTAPNKPVIREKMSRRKKTAAKKLLEVSNNTAMLTTFNEVDMTNVMELRKRKKEQFIKDHDGTKLGFMSFFTKAAVAALKKYPEVNAEIDGDDMITKQYYDIGVAVSTDDGLLVPFVRDCDKKNFAELERAIADLAVKARDKKLGLDDMVNGSFTITNGGVFGSMMSTPIINGNQAAILGMHSIITRPIAIDKDTIENRPMMYIALSYDHRIIDGKEAVGFLKTIKELIESPEDLLLES, from the coding sequence ATGCCAGAGGTAAAAGTTCCAGAATTAGCAGAATCTATAACAGAAGGTACCATTGCAGAATGGTTAAAAAATGTGGGAGATTGCGTCGAAAAAGGTGAAGCTATCCTTGAATTAGAAACAGATAAAGTTAATGTTGAAGTTGTATCTGAAGAAGAAGGTGTTCTACAAGAACAATTAGCTTCTGAAGGTGACACTGTTGAAGTTGGTCAAGTAATTGCAACTGTTGGTGAAGGCAGCGGCAATGCATCATCAAGTAACCAAGAGGACGCTAGTGCTAAATCTGACGCTAATAATTTAGAAGAAAAAGAAGATGCTTCTAAATCTTCAGACGATAGCCAAGAGGATGCCACAAAATCTGAAGATACTTCTAATCAACAACGCGTAAATGCAACTCCATCAGCACGACGTCACGCGCGTGAAAACGGCGTTGACTTAAGTTCAGTATCTGGAAAAGGTAATGACGTTTTACGTAAAGAAGATGTAGAAAATAGTCAAAAACCTAGCCAATCACAATCATCTAAACAATCAAACGAATCAAATAAACAAGAATCTAAAAAATCTTCAACTGCACCTAATAAACCAGTTATTCGTGAAAAAATGTCACGTAGAAAGAAAACAGCTGCTAAAAAATTATTAGAAGTCTCTAATAACACAGCAATGTTAACCACTTTCAACGAAGTTGACATGACAAATGTTATGGAATTACGTAAACGTAAAAAAGAACAATTTATTAAAGATCATGATGGAACTAAATTAGGTTTCATGTCATTCTTTACTAAAGCTGCTGTAGCTGCATTGAAAAAATATCCAGAAGTAAACGCTGAAATTGACGGCGATGACATGATTACTAAACAATATTATGATATCGGTGTTGCGGTTTCTACTGACGATGGCTTATTAGTTCCATTTGTAAGAGATTGTGACAAGAAAAACTTTGCTGAACTTGAAAGAGCTATTGCTGACTTAGCTGTTAAAGCACGTGATAAGAAACTAGGTTTAGATGACATGGTAAACGGTTCATTCACAATCACTAACGGCGGTGTATTTGGCTCAATGATGAGTACACCAATCATTAATGGTAACCAAGCTGCTATTCTTGGTATGCATTCAATTATTACTCGTCCAATTGCGATTGATAAAGATACAATTGAGAATAGACCTATGATGTATATCGCATTAAGCTATGACCATAGAATCATCGATGGTAAAGAAGCAGTAGGATTCTTAAAAACAATTAAAGAATTAATTGAAAGTCCTGAAGATTTATTACTAGAAAGCTAA
- a CDS encoding VOC family protein produces MSGLRSVTIGTSDLSKSQKLFKDILGLNVASKNQALRFGDADLSPGTRIHFVEVPNTEYENQHIASVGLRTPSDAGLEEYQTILQENQIEYSDITELNGNKHFNFKDDNHQIFDIYSNEHNTGVSLGTPTFESSVNPLHQVQGLGPVIIKVNELPVTASIFKNVFNLTHYAEYESTEFPEQVIQVFRIGEGGLGGEIHLYQPDEAVELKEDAIVEQVEFSANSTEAFSKAQQALDEIGIPYQTLDQGDSKSLRITENSGISFIYTLDNK; encoded by the coding sequence ATGAGTGGACTTAGAAGTGTCACAATAGGGACAAGCGATCTTTCTAAATCACAGAAATTATTTAAAGATATTCTAGGATTAAACGTAGCATCCAAAAACCAAGCTTTACGTTTTGGTGATGCCGATTTAAGTCCAGGTACTCGAATTCATTTTGTTGAAGTGCCAAATACTGAATATGAAAACCAACATATCGCTAGTGTTGGATTAAGAACACCAAGTGATGCGGGATTAGAAGAATATCAAACTATTTTACAAGAAAATCAAATTGAATATAGTGATATTACCGAACTAAACGGTAATAAACATTTCAACTTTAAAGATGATAATCATCAAATATTCGATATTTATTCAAATGAACATAATACAGGTGTGAGTTTAGGAACACCTACATTTGAAAGTTCTGTAAATCCGCTTCATCAAGTTCAAGGACTGGGACCTGTAATTATAAAAGTTAATGAATTACCTGTAACGGCTTCTATTTTCAAAAATGTATTTAACTTAACACACTATGCTGAATATGAATCTACTGAATTTCCTGAACAAGTCATTCAAGTATTCAGAATTGGCGAAGGTGGTTTAGGTGGGGAGATTCATCTTTATCAACCTGATGAGGCTGTTGAATTAAAAGAGGATGCAATCGTTGAACAAGTTGAATTTAGTGCAAACTCAACTGAAGCATTTTCTAAAGCTCAACAAGCGTTAGATGAAATCGGAATTCCTTATCAAACATTGGATCAAGGCGACTCTAAATCATTGCGTATCACTGAAAATAGCGGGATTTCATTCATTTATACTTTGGATAATAAATAA